In Microbulbifer elongatus, the DNA window TGGAAATCTCGGCAAATATGATTGCCGAACAATTCCCGGCGAGTCGCGCAGCAATGGATATCGTGGCACGGCGTTTTAACGATACCTTCCTGTACCGCTGGGACCGCATTATCGACTTCCTCAAGTTGCACTATGTACTTACCAAGCGCACGGATAGCCATTTCTGGCTCGACAATTGCGACCCCGAGACTATCCCAGACAGTTTGAAAGAGCTACTTACCTTGTGGCGGTACCAGCCCCCGTGGCACGATGACTTCGACCGCGCGGTGGAAGTCTTCCCCGCAGCCAGCTACCAGTATGTGCTTTACGGCATGGGATTCGAGACAGAACCCAATGCCTTCGGCCTGTCGGAACAGTATCGGGAGCAAGCACAGCAGTTGCTACAGCAAAAACAGAATGCCACACAGCAGATGCTCGCCGGCCTGGATAATCACCGGGATCTGATCAACAAAATCTGCCAGCACGGCCTGCAAAGAATCTGAAGGAGAGAAAACCCATGAGCGCCCAAGCAAACCCACAAAATAGCGACGTGGTTGCCCTCAACAACGAAAGCCACCGCAACCTCACCGTCGTTACCAAGCGCGGCGCCGAATACGGCGAAGCCACCCACCTGGTGCCAGTAGTGGCCAACGAACTGCGCAACCTAGTGCTCGAATACCCGGTCTGCATCACCAAAGACCCCAGCAACGGCCAGTTCTCCCTGTGCGCATTGCTGGGTTTCGAACCGGGAGAAAACCTCTACCTGAATGGTGAAAACTGGGACGCCCAATACATCCCCATGCACATTCGCCGCCAGCCCTTTATGGTCGGCTACAAAAATCCACAGGCCGGCGCCGGCGAGGATAAAGGCGCGGTCATTACCGTGGACCTGAGCAGTAAACGGATTCACGAAAACGGAGCAGAGGGCGAGCGCCTGTTTGACGACGAAGGCAACAACACCCCATTTATGCAGCAGGTCAGCGACCTGATGGGGCAATTGATGGCGGGTATGGAATCCACCACCGCATTTCTCAAAATCCTGGCCGACAACGACCTGATCGAACCCGCCCACATTAACGCACAGTTCGCCAGTGGCGAACAGAAACGCTACGAAGGCCTCTATACGGTCAATGAAGAAAAACTGCAGAAGCTAGAAGCGGATAAGCTTGTGTATTTTCATCAACACGGATATTTACAGGCGGCGTACTGGTTGGGGGCTTCTATGGGGCAGGTGCGGAAGCTGATTGTTCTAAAAAATAAATTGGGATAGTTTCGAAAGCTTAATGCGAAGGCGGCGATACCGGGTACAGCCTCGCAAGACCTTCTAAAACAGGGACGTTTTAGAAGAGCCCCCATGGGCCGGAGGCGCCGCGTTGAAGCGGCTGGGCTGGGTTAAGGGGGGGCGCCTAGCTCGTGTCTTGCGAGGCTGTACCCGGTAGCGGCGCCGCCACCGGGATAAGAAAGAACGAATTATCCGGTGGAATCGGGACTGGCCGAGGACTCAATCGGATGCACCTGCGGCCATCCGGCGAACTGTCGGTCCCGCGCTGGATCTGCATCCCACGGCCAACACTCCAGCCGGTATCGCCCCTCCGCGTGATCCACCACCACAATCCCGTATCCCTCACTTTTCAGATTGCGATCAGACACAAACTTACCCCAGGTCGTATTGTCATCGCTGAACTCCGCGTGGGTAATCTTCGGATTCGCCGCCGCCAGGACGCGCATATTATTGCCAAACGGATCGGTAAAATTCCCAGTATTGGGATCATCACCGTAGCGGCCTTCCAGCTGTCCAAAACCCTCAAACCAGCGCTGCCAGAACGCCGCCGAAGCAGGCCCGGAGAAAAACAGTGCCCCCGCGTTCTCATCACCCACAGGGAAGGCACCACTGTACTGCCGCGCCACCAATCCGAGGTGCTGGTCCCCCGCAAGCACCAGCGCCTTCGCATCCTCCACCAGCTTCACCGCACGGGTACGCCCATCGGGGGGATAGCAGTTCGCGTCGTAGTCAATCAACCCCTTGCCTTCCTCATCCGTTTGCGGTGAACCCCAGATAGAGGCCGTCAGACAGATTTTCGGCAGGCCCGGATCCATCTTCGCCCAGTCCCGCAGGAACTGCTCTTGCCGCTGCCCAAGCAACTCGCCGGTAACCGTCAATCGGTCTGCCTCATAGTCTGGAGCGGATTTGAACTTGCGGTCCTCCACCATCGCAAAACTGGTGCCGCCGTAAACAAAGTGTGCGTAAGTAACCGGGATGCCGTGGCGGATTGGGGTGGGGTCGTAGGCATCCGGCGTGTGGCTGCTTTGAATGCGGTACACCATTTTCACCAGCTCGATATCGTGTTTGAAGCCACCGTCTTCTTCCCGCGGGCCACCGGTTGCATCGCCCTTGTTGCCCCACAGGTTGCCCTGCAGAACGTCGTGGTCATCCACCAGCACAATGGAAGGGCGGTTGCGCACGGATTCGCGGAAGGTCCAGTACCACAGGTACCAGCGGTATAGGGTGTCCAGTTTCGCCTGGGGGGTATCACGGCCGTAACGGGTGGGGAACGTCTCGTA includes these proteins:
- a CDS encoding SapC family protein gives rise to the protein MSAQANPQNSDVVALNNESHRNLTVVTKRGAEYGEATHLVPVVANELRNLVLEYPVCITKDPSNGQFSLCALLGFEPGENLYLNGENWDAQYIPMHIRRQPFMVGYKNPQAGAGEDKGAVITVDLSSKRIHENGAEGERLFDDEGNNTPFMQQVSDLMGQLMAGMESTTAFLKILADNDLIEPAHINAQFASGEQKRYEGLYTVNEEKLQKLEADKLVYFHQHGYLQAAYWLGASMGQVRKLIVLKNKLG